From one Hirundo rustica isolate bHirRus1 chromosome 8, bHirRus1.pri.v3, whole genome shotgun sequence genomic stretch:
- the BBIP1 gene encoding BBSome-interacting protein 1, with amino-acid sequence MPEGTGALREVLPKQGQLAMEDTAAMVLCKPKILPLKSVSLEKLEKLQRAALEAAQAPEAAPPPSAGAAPPRQ; translated from the exons ATGCCGGAGGGGACGGGAGCGCTCCGGGAGGTGCTGCCCAAGCAAG GGCAGCTGGCGATGGAGGACACGGCCGCCATGGTGCTGTGCAAGCCCAAGATCCTGCCCCTCAAGTCGGTGTCgctggagaagctggagaagctgcagaggGCGGCGCTGGAGGCGGCCCAGGCGCCCgaggcggccccgccgccatcCGCGGGGGCCGCGCCGCCGCGGCAGTAG